The Streptomyces sp. DG1A-41 genomic sequence CCGCCCTCGGCGAGAGCCCGGCCGCCAGCGGCCTGGCTCGGTGCCCATGCAGCGGCGTCGTCCTCGTCACCCGCCCACACGTACCCGAGGACCCCGCCGCCCTCCTTGTCGACCACCGTCAGGTACCGCACCGGTTTGTCCGTCCGGGTCCGGTACTTCGGTGGCCCCTGCGCCACTAGATCGAAGTGCACATCCTCGGCGAAGCGCGGATTGATCGGTCGCTCACTGCTCATGAAGTCCACAATCCCTTAACTCTGCCTGATCCTCAATGCGACTACTGCTTCGGCCTCGGCAGCACTTCTCCGTAAACATGCCACTTGCCGTGCGCCTCGTCGAAGAACACGCGCGTCACCTTGTACTCGGAGCCCTTTGCCAGGAGCAACTCGCGTTCTCCTGGATAGTCGGAAAGGTGGTCGATCCACAGGGCGGGAGTGTCCTTCGGAACCCGTAGGTGCATCCACACCGGATTCTCATCGAACGGAGGCGGCGGCGTCTTCCCGAGTGCGGTGGAGGTGAACGCCTTGTCGTCGAAGGTCCCACCGAGCATGTCGAGCGGTGAGTCGATCGGGAGGCCGTCGACCTTGATGTGACCGACCCCTGTACCACGCACCACCATGATGTCCTCCGGCACTGGACGGGTGCCCATGACCTTGTCCATCTCGGAGATGGTGTACTTGAGTGAGTCGTCCACTTCGTCGCCGAAGCGCAAGTGGGAGTTGATCTGTGTGTACGCATCGCCGCTGTACGTCTTCAGCGCCTGCTGCGACTCCGCAGGCAGGTCGTCCAGGAAGTCGTTCCAGTAAGCATTTCCGTACGCCAGCCCCGCTTTGTTGCTCACACTGGGGGCGGGGTTCGTGCCGCGCGCCAGTTCCGCCTCGGCCACCGCGTGCTTCTCGGCGTCGCTGAGCGCGTCGAACTGCGCGGCCGACATAGTCGGCTTGTACTCGAACGGCTCGCCTGCCCCGCTGTGCCCCGACGTGTCTGCGCCCTGGTGGCCCGGAGCGACTGGGGCGTCGGTGCCGTGGTGTGCGGCGGCATCCGCCGCATCGTGTCCGGTGTCCCCATGGTCGCCGGCGTGCGCCGCGTCGTCCGCGTGGCCGGCACCGTGCGAGGCGTCGTCCCCGTGCCCGGCGCCGTGCGAGGCGTCGTCGGCATGACCGGTGCCGGGAGCCTCGGGGCCCGTACCGTGACCGCCGGTGCCGGGGACGTCGTGGCCGCCCGGGTGGGGCGTGGTCGGGACGTCGTTCGCCGGGCTCGTGGCCTGGTGGTACCACGGCGTCGGTGAACCAGGGTGAGCACCGCTGCCGGGAACGTCGGAGCCACCCGTGTGCGGCGCCGGCGGGACGTCGTGCACCGGGTTGGCGCCAGTGGTCTGGCTGTACCAGGGAGTCCCCGTCCCGGGGTGACCGCCCGTGTGCGGTGTGGTGGTCGGGGTCGTGTCGTACGACGAGGGCTGAGGTGCCTGGTCGTACGCCGACGGGGCCGGTGCGTGGTCGTAGGTGCCCGGCGACGGCGCGTGGCCGTACGGGGACGCGGACGGCGTGTGGCCGTACGGCGAGCCGGTCGGCGTGTGGTCGTACGTGGACGGCGCGGGCGTCGGGTCGAAGGCGCCGCCCGGGGTGTGGGTCGGGGCCGTGGGGGGCGAATGGTAGTGGCCGGCTTGGGCCGCGTTGTCCACGGTGTGCGCGGCCGCGTCGGTGCTCGCGTGGGCGCCCGCGTACGACGGTGTCTGGGCGCCCTGCGTCGTCCAGTGGGCCGGAAGCGTGGGGGTGGTGCCGTGCGGAACCGTCGGGGTGTTTCCGTGCGGGACCGTCGGGCTGGTGCCGTGGGGAACCGGTGTCGTGTCGATCGTGCCGTTGGGCGCGACGAGGTTGCCGTTCGAGGCCAGCTGGTGGCCGTCGGGGAGGTGGACCGAGCCGTCGGGGAGCGTGGGGATGTCGATGGTGCCGACACCCTTCAACCCCTTGGTGATGTCGCCGATCTTCGACAGGCCGGCGCCCGCGCCCTTGGCGATGTAGGTCATCGGGTCGATGACCCGGCCGGCCTTGCCCGCCACCGACAGCGCCTTGGCGACCGCGCCGGCCTTGCCCGCACCCGCCGCCGCACCACCCGCGCCGCCGGTGAAGACCGTGGTCAGCACGTTGAAGGTGACCGCACCCGCGGCGCGGGCGGGGTTCTTGCCCCACTCGTCCCACGCCACCAGCGCCTTGCCCGTCTCCTTCATCGCCGTACGCGAATCACGCAGCCAGGAGGGCAGCTCCTTGTCCGACGCCGTCCAGAAATATGCGTTCGCCCCGGGGATCGCGGTGATCACCAGGCCGGTCGCGAGCTGAGCCAGGCCCTTCCAGGC encodes the following:
- a CDS encoding ADP-ribosyltransferase produces the protein MIQPEKIPEFTGNLEQLETDYADLKKDAGHVRDAGGDIHSRFQGLSAYYQAPEAEQLFATTKPVKEKADHFATDLETVSGALSSYAIEVKPLVTKLKELKAKAQTFVDSVKDDDEWEYDEDKVDEHNRLRDDITATVAAFWAAERTCHNKITALWGGTQMVAGDGSEKKNQYGFNADDMKDAKLPWGDPVEEKHKWYEVGHWVKSFVWDGLIVDGVWGTIKGLGTLVGFGGWDAMGQAWKGLAQLATGLVITAIPGANAYFWTASDKELPSWLRDSRTAMKETGKALVAWDEWGKNPARAAGAVTFNVLTTVFTGGAGGAAAGAGKAGAVAKALSVAGKAGRVIDPMTYIAKGAGAGLSKIGDITKGLKGVGTIDIPTLPDGSVHLPDGHQLASNGNLVAPNGTIDTTPVPHGTSPTVPHGNTPTVPHGTTPTLPAHWTTQGAQTPSYAGAHASTDAAAHTVDNAAQAGHYHSPPTAPTHTPGGAFDPTPAPSTYDHTPTGSPYGHTPSASPYGHAPSPGTYDHAPAPSAYDQAPQPSSYDTTPTTTPHTGGHPGTGTPWYSQTTGANPVHDVPPAPHTGGSDVPGSGAHPGSPTPWYHQATSPANDVPTTPHPGGHDVPGTGGHGTGPEAPGTGHADDASHGAGHGDDASHGAGHADDAAHAGDHGDTGHDAADAAAHHGTDAPVAPGHQGADTSGHSGAGEPFEYKPTMSAAQFDALSDAEKHAVAEAELARGTNPAPSVSNKAGLAYGNAYWNDFLDDLPAESQQALKTYSGDAYTQINSHLRFGDEVDDSLKYTISEMDKVMGTRPVPEDIMVVRGTGVGHIKVDGLPIDSPLDMLGGTFDDKAFTSTALGKTPPPPFDENPVWMHLRVPKDTPALWIDHLSDYPGERELLLAKGSEYKVTRVFFDEAHGKWHVYGEVLPRPKQ